The Pseudomonas sp. HOU2 DNA window GCAGCAAGGTTGCGTCTTCAAACTCCGACTTGCGCTTGGGGCTGAACACCCACAACGCCAAACCGATGAAGGCCACCATCACGACAACGGTGCCCAGGCCGCGAATCATCCCGATATCCATAAAGAATCACCGTTTGCTTTTGATGATGGTGCCCAGGCCCTGAAGGTAGGCCACCAGCGCGTCCATTTCGGTTTTGCCCTTCACGGCATCTTTTGCACCGGCGATGTCTTC harbors:
- a CDS encoding CcoQ/FixQ family Cbb3-type cytochrome c oxidase assembly chaperone is translated as MDIGMIRGLGTVVVMVAFIGLALWVFSPKRKSEFEDATLLPFADDPEAIKHVEQASRSNKE